AGCCTTACCTTTGTCAATGGCTTTTGATGGGGCATAGGCTTGAACTATCTTCTCACAATTAATACAGGCACAGCGTGGTCTTATATGACGTATCACCTTAAATGATGATGGAACATATTCTAACGTTTCTGAAATATCATCACTTATCTTGCGAAATTCTACTCCACCACAGGAGGGACATTTTTCGGCAGGATTTAATACCTCATCTTCTCTTGGTAAATAATCCGGTAATTTCCGCCGCTTTGCTAGCTGCTTGCTATCCTTATTATCTGAAACCTCTTGACTCTTATCTGAACCAAGGTTATCTTGCTCAGGTTTAAAACCTAAAATAATCTCATTTTCTTCTATTTTGAGCTCAAGCTCTTCTATTTGCTTACTTACCTTTTCTGATGACTTGCCATAACTCTTTGCTTTTAGTAACGCTAGCTGTTCTCTTAGTGATTGGTTTTCTTGATTCAATAACTCATTCTCATCGAATAGTACCTTAATTGTTTTATGTAATATAGATACATCACAAGATAAGTTGTTAAGGTCAAAAATCATATTTTAATCTTTATCCAGCATATTGAGGTCTATTAAACCATCTTGGATTACGCCAGTCAATAGCTTCTATCAACATTGCTAGCTGGGCCTTAGTAATTCCAATAGATTGCTTATTATCAACCTTGGGCCATACAAACTTGCCACTATCAAGACATTTATAATATAAACAAAAACCTTGCCCATCCCACCATAATATTTTTATTCTGTCAGCCTGTTTACCCCTAAAGACAAATAAGACACTCTTGTCAAACTGATCTGACAATATTGATTGTGCCAGTAACGATAAACCATTAATACCCTTACGCATGTCGGTATAACCAGTACAGAGATATATTCTGCTATCTGAAGCTATATCTAACATGATCCGTCCAATATTTTGACTATCTCCAAGAGCTTTGTGCTACTAATATTGCCCTCAATTAATAAAGAAAAATTACTAAAGGTTAATTCTGCTTTTTTTAATAGTGTATACTCTCTTTCTTGTACTAATAATTCTACAAATTTATTACCTGTATTATTAGATGT
This genomic window from Rickettsia endosymbiont of Ceutorhynchus obstrictus contains:
- the tnpB gene encoding IS66 family insertion sequence element accessory protein TnpB (TnpB, as the term is used for proteins encoded by IS66 family insertion elements, is considered an accessory protein, since TnpC, encoded by a neighboring gene, is a DDE family transposase.); translated protein: MLDIASDSRIYLCTGYTDMRKGINGLSLLAQSILSDQFDKSVLFVFRGKQADRIKILWWDGQGFCLYYKCLDSGKFVWPKVDNKQSIGITKAQLAMLIEAIDWRNPRWFNRPQYAG
- a CDS encoding transposase, translated to MNIRRKNITAEQRAQIISESCVPGCIISQVARSYGISEKTLYGWRSRGKFSRRKAETSNNTGNKFVELLVQEREYTLLKKAELTFSNFSLLIEGNISSTKLLEIVKILDGSC